From the genome of Sphingobacterium kitahiroshimense, one region includes:
- the ureC gene encoding urease subunit alpha, with translation MAGWNRREWIKVVGMGTLGSIVGLDALGLDKLGLDKSSVKYIDGELYIPRDKYAALFGPTTGDKVRLADTELFIEIEKDFGVYGEENKFGGGKTIRDGMGQSARAMRDEDVLDFCITNVIIIDHWGIVKGDIGIKDGKIVGIGKAGNPDVQDGITKGMVIGGSTEVHGGAGHILTAGGIDTHIHFISPQQVETALYSGVTTFIGGGTGPADGTNATTVTSGKWYMERMFEAFENLPINVGFFGKGNISTTGPIIEQIEAGALGVKIHEDWGATPATIDAALTVADKYDVQVAIHTDTLNEAGFLEDTVAAIDGRVIHTFHTEGAGGGHAPDIIKIAMYPNILPASTNPTKPFTVNTVEEHLDMLMVCHHLDKNVKEDVAFADSRIRPQSIAAEDILQDMGVFSIMSSDSQAMGRVGEVISRTFQTAHKMKIQRGALAEDKGKDNDNFRVKRYVSKYTINPAKAHGIDQYIGSVEPGKIADLILWKPAMFGVKPEMIIKGGMIVGAKMGDINASIPTPQPVLYRPMFGVHGKALQKLCFNFVSKVSLENGNIAKLNLSRVSLPVEGCRTVRKKDMVHNDATPNIEVNPETYEVSVDGVLAICEPLHEVPMAQRFFLF, from the coding sequence ATGGCAGGTTGGAATAGAAGAGAGTGGATTAAAGTAGTCGGAATGGGTACTTTAGGTTCGATTGTAGGACTTGACGCTCTTGGTTTAGATAAACTGGGTTTAGATAAATCGTCGGTTAAGTATATAGATGGGGAGCTTTATATCCCTCGTGATAAATATGCTGCATTATTTGGTCCAACGACGGGCGATAAGGTGCGTTTGGCAGATACAGAGCTTTTCATTGAAATCGAGAAAGATTTTGGTGTTTATGGTGAAGAAAATAAATTTGGTGGCGGTAAAACAATCCGTGATGGTATGGGCCAATCTGCCCGTGCGATGCGCGATGAAGATGTACTGGATTTCTGTATCACCAATGTAATTATCATCGATCACTGGGGTATTGTGAAAGGTGATATCGGTATTAAAGATGGTAAGATCGTGGGTATAGGTAAAGCGGGTAACCCGGATGTTCAAGATGGTATTACGAAAGGCATGGTGATCGGAGGGTCTACAGAGGTGCATGGAGGTGCGGGACATATCTTAACTGCAGGTGGTATTGATACACACATCCATTTTATTTCGCCACAACAGGTAGAAACAGCACTTTATAGTGGTGTCACCACTTTTATTGGTGGTGGAACCGGTCCTGCTGATGGTACCAATGCGACCACGGTGACTTCTGGTAAATGGTATATGGAGCGTATGTTTGAAGCTTTTGAAAACTTGCCGATCAACGTAGGTTTTTTTGGTAAAGGAAATATATCGACTACTGGACCTATTATTGAGCAAATTGAAGCGGGTGCACTGGGGGTGAAAATCCACGAAGATTGGGGTGCTACTCCAGCGACAATTGATGCCGCGCTTACTGTTGCGGATAAATACGATGTACAAGTTGCCATCCATACGGATACGCTGAACGAGGCGGGATTCTTAGAAGATACAGTTGCGGCTATTGATGGCCGTGTGATCCATACGTTCCACACGGAAGGAGCGGGCGGTGGTCACGCGCCGGATATCATCAAAATTGCGATGTATCCTAATATTTTACCAGCATCGACCAATCCAACAAAACCTTTTACAGTAAATACGGTAGAAGAACATTTGGATATGTTGATGGTTTGTCATCACTTGGATAAAAACGTGAAGGAAGATGTGGCGTTTGCCGATTCACGTATCCGTCCACAGAGTATTGCGGCAGAAGATATTTTGCAGGATATGGGGGTGTTCTCGATTATGAGTTCAGATAGCCAGGCGATGGGACGTGTAGGTGAGGTAATTTCACGTACTTTCCAGACGGCACACAAGATGAAAATTCAGCGTGGTGCATTAGCGGAAGATAAAGGAAAAGACAATGATAACTTCCGTGTGAAGCGTTACGTTTCTAAATATACGATCAATCCTGCTAAAGCGCATGGTATCGATCAATACATCGGTTCTGTTGAACCGGGTAAGATTGCCGATTTGATATTATGGAAACCTGCAATGTTTGGTGTGAAGCCAGAAATGATCATTAAAGGGGGTATGATTGTGGGTGCTAAAATGGGTGATATCAATGCGTCTATCCCTACACCGCAACCCGTTTTATACCGCCCGATGTTTGGAGTGCACGGTAAAGCATTACAGAAGTTGTGTTTCAACTTTGTTTCCAAAGTTTCTTTGGAAAATGGCAACATCGCGAAATTAAACTTGTCACGTGTGAGTCTACCGGTAGAAGGTTGCCGTACAGTACGTAAAAAAGATATGGTGCATAATGATGCAACACCAAATATCGAGGTGAATCCAGAAACTTACGAAGTGTCGGTAGATGGTGTTTTGGCCATCTGCGAACCTCTACATGAAGTGCCAATGGCACAACGTTTCTTCTTATTTTAA
- a CDS encoding urease accessory protein UreE, which yields MLLARTILGNIASGSFQLEVDFLQLEWFDTTKKIIRAITVGGREIGFKNLSSRQLSDGDVLYRDEKAGFCIAVKILPCSCLVFRANGPKQMAYACFEIGNRHVPVFINDRQEVITAFEKPLFDLLCRRGLEPTIETRVIEKTSTLVIHQYTSGRMKIKLGL from the coding sequence ATGCTACTGGCAAGAACAATCTTGGGCAATATCGCTAGCGGATCCTTCCAACTGGAGGTGGACTTCCTTCAGTTGGAATGGTTCGACACCACAAAAAAAATCATTCGGGCAATTACAGTAGGGGGACGTGAAATCGGTTTCAAAAATTTATCCTCCCGGCAACTGTCGGATGGTGATGTACTCTACCGTGATGAAAAGGCTGGTTTTTGTATTGCGGTCAAGATATTGCCCTGTTCTTGTCTTGTATTTCGAGCAAATGGCCCAAAGCAGATGGCCTACGCTTGTTTTGAAATCGGAAATCGACATGTTCCCGTTTTTATCAACGATCGGCAAGAAGTCATAACAGCATTTGAAAAACCTTTGTTTGATCTGCTCTGCCGTAGGGGGCTAGAGCCGACGATCGAAACGCGGGTGATAGAAAAAACGAGTACTCTGGTGATCCATCAGTATACTTCAGGAAGAATGAAAATAAAACTAGGACTATAA
- a CDS encoding urease accessory protein UreF gives MNPLLTLLQINDSVFPIGGFTHSYGLETYITKDIVKDSKSAEEYARTMLEHNFYYNDAAFFSKAWTLCVKRASKQKIAALDELVTVLKAPYEIREASKKLGIRFLKLTEKLHPVKRCSNYLQSISSNELHGHYALAFAMYAHALKISYQDALSAFYYNALNGMMTNCAKLVPISQMDAQQILFKLQPLINRLVAEQPNMDEGLIGNCCVAQDIRCMQHEKLYTRIYIS, from the coding sequence ATGAATCCATTATTAACGCTGTTGCAGATCAATGACTCGGTATTTCCTATTGGAGGATTTACGCATTCATATGGATTGGAAACCTACATTACAAAAGATATTGTAAAGGATAGCAAATCTGCCGAAGAATATGCAAGAACCATGTTGGAGCATAATTTTTATTATAATGACGCCGCTTTTTTTTCAAAGGCCTGGACACTCTGCGTGAAGCGTGCTTCTAAGCAGAAAATCGCAGCGCTTGATGAACTGGTTACGGTGCTAAAAGCGCCTTATGAAATAAGGGAAGCCAGTAAGAAACTTGGAATTCGCTTTTTGAAATTGACGGAAAAACTACATCCTGTAAAACGCTGTTCTAATTACCTGCAGTCGATCAGCAGCAATGAGCTGCATGGTCATTATGCGTTAGCATTCGCCATGTATGCGCATGCGTTAAAAATAAGCTATCAGGATGCGCTCAGTGCATTTTACTATAATGCACTTAACGGCATGATGACCAACTGTGCGAAACTTGTTCCGATCAGTCAGATGGATGCACAACAGATTCTTTTTAAACTTCAGCCTTTAATTAACCGTTTGGTTGCTGAGCAACCGAATATGGATGAGGGGCTTATCGGTAATTGCTGCGTGGCGCAAGATATACGCTGTATGCAGCACGAAAAATTATATACACGAATTTATATTTCATAA
- the ureG gene encoding urease accessory protein UreG yields METRNYVKVGVGGPVGSGKTALIERLVRSMSTNYSICVVTNDIYTREDAQFLQKNSALPAERIIGVETGGCPHTAIREDASMNIEAVEELATRFPDTELIFVESGGDNLTSTFSPDLADVSIFVIDVGEGEKMPRKGGPGITRSDLLIINKIDLAPYVHADLEVMRQDTLRMRGERPFIFTNLMTLEGLEDVKGWLKKYALLEQ; encoded by the coding sequence ATGGAAACAAGAAACTACGTCAAGGTAGGCGTAGGCGGACCTGTAGGGTCTGGTAAAACTGCCTTGATTGAACGACTGGTAAGATCGATGTCTACTAATTACAGCATATGTGTTGTGACAAATGACATCTATACGCGTGAAGATGCGCAATTTCTTCAAAAAAATTCGGCTCTTCCGGCAGAACGTATTATCGGAGTGGAAACAGGCGGTTGTCCGCATACCGCGATCCGTGAAGATGCATCGATGAATATTGAAGCAGTGGAGGAACTGGCCACCCGTTTTCCGGATACGGAACTGATCTTTGTGGAGAGTGGAGGTGATAATCTGACTTCTACTTTTAGCCCAGATCTTGCTGATGTCAGTATTTTCGTCATCGATGTAGGTGAAGGAGAAAAAATGCCCCGTAAAGGCGGTCCGGGTATTACACGTTCCGACTTATTGATCATTAATAAAATCGATCTGGCTCCTTATGTACATGCCGATCTGGAAGTGATGCGTCAGGATACCTTACGCATGCGTGGCGAAAGACCTTTTATTTTTACAAACCTCATGACCTTGGAAGGATTGGAAGATGTAAAAGGCTGGTTGAAAAAATATGCATTGTTAGAGCAATAA
- a CDS encoding urease accessory protein UreD — MESVIQLNVAKEGTYSVLKESCHNAPYKLTHYGAPKLQEHLEMIIMSASPGIMDDDTLDIEINMKADTQLKLFTQSFNKLHPMKRGARQTTVARIAHDAVFHYIPHPVTPFKDSIFKNENSVYLEGNAVLIWADVVGAGRIHMNEAFLFNSLHSTTKIYRNNKLILMDNQFLSPAKQPITGLLFFEGYTHQATFIFSALFAKELKEELDEIMTLDYSDITYGFTKAADDIVMLRALGNDGELLYDFMGMLGQLCWDFTQHIKEESRLAGIAEDQLEESTKEVAPVPVVKEVKKRPALKKTNAVKARPKTKKKEVVDA; from the coding sequence ATGGAAAGTGTAATTCAGCTAAACGTAGCTAAAGAGGGAACCTATAGTGTATTGAAAGAAAGCTGTCACAATGCTCCTTATAAGCTCACACATTATGGTGCCCCAAAGCTACAGGAGCATCTGGAAATGATTATCATGAGTGCTTCTCCCGGTATTATGGATGATGATACTTTGGATATTGAGATCAATATGAAAGCTGACACGCAATTGAAGCTTTTTACACAGTCTTTCAATAAACTTCATCCGATGAAACGCGGAGCCCGACAGACAACTGTTGCACGTATCGCACACGACGCGGTCTTTCATTATATTCCACATCCAGTTACTCCTTTTAAGGATTCGATATTTAAAAATGAAAACAGTGTCTATCTTGAAGGTAATGCAGTTTTGATCTGGGCGGATGTTGTCGGTGCTGGGCGTATACACATGAATGAGGCTTTTTTGTTCAACAGCCTACACAGTACGACGAAGATATACCGCAACAACAAGCTGATCCTGATGGACAACCAGTTCCTGTCACCTGCAAAACAACCGATAACAGGCCTGTTATTCTTTGAAGGATATACGCATCAGGCAACTTTTATTTTTTCAGCCCTATTTGCGAAAGAACTGAAGGAAGAGCTGGATGAAATTATGACTTTGGATTACAGTGATATTACATACGGTTTCACAAAAGCTGCGGATGATATTGTCATGTTGCGGGCTTTAGGAAATGATGGCGAGCTGCTTTACGATTTTATGGGTATGCTCGGACAATTGTGCTGGGATTTTACACAACATATCAAGGAAGAGTCTAGACTTGCAGGTATTGCTGAAGATCAACTTGAGGAAAGTACTAAGGAAGTTGCTCCAGTACCGGTTGTTAAAGAGGTGAAAAAACGACCTGCTCTTAAAAAAACGAATGCGGTTAAGGCTCGTCCTAAGACGAAAAAAAAGGAGGTTGTGGATGCATGA
- a CDS encoding hydrogenase maturation nickel metallochaperone HypA translates to MHELSIVRDIFSTLEEAYPGRMQDIIKVEIEAGLLCNIQPILIQNAFEAYVLDEALFQDLELEVKLLPIIAYCKVCAMNFEVHYHRFVCTCGQPSDQIIQGEELRISKVLFNNKTGH, encoded by the coding sequence ATGCATGAGCTATCGATCGTAAGGGATATCTTTAGCACCTTGGAGGAAGCTTATCCGGGGCGGATGCAAGATATTATCAAAGTGGAGATAGAGGCTGGATTGTTATGTAATATTCAGCCTATCCTGATTCAGAATGCTTTTGAAGCCTACGTGCTTGATGAAGCGTTGTTTCAGGATCTGGAGCTCGAGGTTAAATTATTACCCATCATTGCTTACTGCAAAGTATGTGCAATGAATTTTGAAGTACATTATCACCGGTTTGTATGTACTTGTGGACAGCCCTCTGACCAGATTATACAGGGGGAGGAACTGCGCATCAGTAAGGTGCTGTTTAATAATAAAACTGGTCATTAA
- a CDS encoding urease accessory protein UreE, whose amino-acid sequence MLVIERNLITPSEIDPLVIDLLAIDWYEVNKTVLSRETRDGRFVRLHRTGGTALDDGEFVYSSPEVAIQIYIKPCACIVLKSTDLNAIGHFCFDVGNRHLPLFWFDDGLALAYDGQLYPALKGQYGNNVVIETRTLSPASTLQAFGASWLLS is encoded by the coding sequence ATGCTTGTTATAGAAAGAAATTTAATCACTCCATCTGAAATTGATCCTTTGGTCATAGACCTACTGGCGATTGACTGGTATGAAGTCAACAAGACTGTTTTGAGTCGTGAGACAAGGGATGGCCGATTTGTGCGCCTCCATCGGACAGGCGGTACTGCTCTTGATGATGGAGAGTTTGTGTATTCTTCTCCAGAGGTCGCCATACAGATATATATCAAACCATGTGCTTGTATCGTTCTTAAATCTACAGATCTTAATGCTATCGGTCATTTTTGTTTTGATGTTGGCAATCGGCATTTACCTCTATTTTGGTTTGATGATGGGCTAGCACTTGCGTATGATGGACAGCTCTATCCAGCATTAAAAGGGCAATATGGCAACAATGTTGTTATAGAAACGCGCACACTTTCACCAGCCTCTACTTTACAGGCGTTTGGCGCATCATGGTTATTAAGTTAG
- a CDS encoding LuxR C-terminal-related transcriptional regulator has protein sequence MIKVGIIDNNAHTREAIKRILVTHTLGGTAIPITILFDLEYCNLTREEKSPVPDVLLLDIEHQDTLIMEKVKKLFPMSEVIILTNLTDVKIVRKCFRNGAVSYLLKGTCMQDLVHAILITLNQGSFISPTINRALINQAFSSKKYEDLLTARELQVANGIVEGLSYKLIAEEYKISLDTVRIYIKRVYRKLNINSKGELIAQLSM, from the coding sequence ATGATTAAAGTGGGAATTATTGATAACAACGCACATACTCGAGAGGCTATTAAGCGTATTCTTGTGACACACACGTTGGGTGGCACCGCTATTCCTATAACAATTCTTTTTGATTTGGAATACTGCAATTTAACCCGGGAGGAAAAATCTCCAGTTCCTGATGTGTTGCTGCTCGATATTGAACACCAAGATACCTTGATCATGGAAAAAGTAAAAAAGCTTTTTCCAATGTCTGAGGTGATCATATTGACTAATCTAACGGATGTAAAAATTGTTCGTAAATGTTTTCGAAACGGAGCCGTCAGTTATCTGCTGAAGGGTACGTGTATGCAGGATCTTGTGCATGCCATACTTATTACGCTTAATCAAGGTTCTTTTATCAGTCCTACTATCAATAGGGCACTGATCAACCAGGCTTTTAGTTCAAAAAAATACGAAGATCTGCTCACGGCGCGTGAGCTTCAAGTAGCCAATGGTATCGTTGAAGGATTGAGTTATAAGCTGATTGCTGAAGAATATAAAATATCATTAGATACGGTACGTATTTATATCAAACGTGTATATCGAAAATTAAATATCAACAGTAAAGGCGAACTGATTGCGCAATTGTCGATGTAG